From the Psychrilyobacter piezotolerans genome, one window contains:
- a CDS encoding nucleoside-specific channel-forming Tsx family protein — protein MRKALLGLTLLTTGLVANAEHYSQDINKNDDLFFNFKIMHGEDQKNPFGQQDDTYLELEFGGRKGILDLYGYVDLKNFAGSTDDDSYGGDNFFAEIKPRFSIDGMTGKDLSIGPFKEWYISTWIKAGDSGAFGGLWHNGIGLGTDVEVPWFGTTGLSLLSTYKREDFGSSAEGHWDGYSLQWNWFKPLHFFENGSFVSYQGYVTYDFGADKIAEDAGRTKDSLQWYNGIYWHNSDWAIGYGLKVFNNMANFDDGSSATGVKQETSGVGHYFDIGYKF, from the coding sequence AAAGCATTATTAGGATTAACTTTATTGACAACTGGTCTGGTTGCCAATGCAGAGCATTATTCTCAAGACATAAATAAGAATGATGACTTATTTTTCAACTTTAAGATTATGCATGGGGAAGATCAAAAAAATCCATTTGGACAACAGGATGACACTTATTTAGAGTTAGAATTTGGTGGAAGAAAAGGAATCTTGGACCTGTATGGTTATGTGGATTTAAAAAACTTTGCTGGTTCTACAGATGATGACTCTTATGGCGGAGACAACTTTTTTGCAGAGATCAAACCTAGATTCTCAATCGACGGGATGACTGGAAAAGACCTGTCTATCGGGCCGTTCAAAGAATGGTATATCTCTACCTGGATCAAGGCAGGAGATAGCGGTGCATTCGGTGGATTATGGCATAACGGTATTGGTCTGGGGACCGATGTGGAAGTACCTTGGTTCGGAACTACCGGGTTAAGTTTATTATCTACATATAAAAGAGAAGATTTTGGTTCAAGTGCAGAAGGTCACTGGGACGGGTATTCATTACAATGGAACTGGTTTAAACCATTACACTTCTTTGAAAACGGATCATTTGTATCTTACCAGGGATATGTTACATATGACTTCGGTGCTGATAAAATTGCTGAAGATGCAGGAAGAACTAAGGATTCATTACAATGGTACAATGGTATCTACTGGCATAACTCTGACTGGGCAATCGGTTACGGGTTAAAAGTATTCAACAACATGGCTAACTTTGACGATGGTTCAAGTGCAACTGGTGTAAAACAAGAGACTAGCGGAGTAGGACACTACTTCGATATCGGATATAAGTTTTAA
- a CDS encoding cold-shock protein, with product MLKGTVKWFNEEKGFGFIQGEDGNDYFAHFSQINKEGFKTLKEGEEVTFDVTEGAKGPQASNIEVL from the coding sequence ATGTTAAAAGGTACAGTTAAATGGTTCAACGAAGAAAAAGGATTTGGATTTATTCAAGGTGAGGATGGAAACGATTATTTCGCACATTTCTCTCAAATCAACAAAGAAGGATTCAAAACTTTAAAAGAAGGGGAAGAAGTAACTTTCGACGTAACTGAAGGTGCAAAAGGTCCTCAAGCTTCAAACATTGAAGTTTTATAA
- a CDS encoding GNAT family N-acetyltransferase, which produces MEVNYIISKATKDDIVGIYNLLHREFVKKYSPNSEKSEWEKHKKWYEFWLKSPYYLIYVVKDLKGKVVGQIRYEIDGEISIISIYLDKENRGKGLGKIFIEKSIEELKFEKDHVKLILAYILEENDISKKMFLNFGFLFSEKKNYNGIEHLIYTKKIR; this is translated from the coding sequence TTGGAAGTAAATTATATAATCAGTAAAGCAACAAAAGACGATATTGTCGGAATATATAATCTGCTCCACAGGGAATTTGTAAAAAAATATTCTCCTAATTCAGAGAAATCAGAGTGGGAAAAGCATAAGAAGTGGTATGAATTTTGGCTGAAGTCACCCTATTATCTAATCTATGTAGTAAAAGACCTAAAGGGTAAGGTCGTAGGTCAGATAAGATATGAGATAGATGGAGAGATATCTATAATCAGTATATATTTAGATAAAGAAAATAGAGGTAAAGGGCTGGGAAAAATCTTTATAGAGAAATCTATCGAGGAGTTGAAATTTGAAAAAGATCATGTGAAATTAATTTTAGCTTATATTTTGGAGGAGAATGATATCTCTAAAAAAATGTTTCTTAATTTTGGTTTTTTATTCAGTGAGAAGAAAAATTATAATGGAATTGAGCACCTAATTTATACGAAAAAAATAAGGTGA
- a CDS encoding MerR family DNA-binding transcriptional regulator, with the protein MKIGEFSKKYDLSPDTIRYYIQLGLIFPKKIGKQNIFSLENEIELKNQIQNLLILYT; encoded by the coding sequence ATGAAAATTGGAGAATTTTCGAAAAAATATGACTTAAGTCCCGACACTATAAGATATTATATCCAGCTCGGACTTATCTTCCCTAAAAAAATTGGAAAACAAAATATTTTTTCTCTAGAAAACGAGATCGAATTAAAAAATCAAATTCAAAATCTCCTCATTCTATACACATAA
- a CDS encoding MFS transporter, whose protein sequence is MKNKNSEIFNWYLYFFCQLVSNLGTIMQMSVIPLLIWDKTKSGAAMGVITGSLSLLYIFISFFSGLLADKYHRKNILITTDLLNGVIIIFYLIFVPVFSLKSLIILMAVQTIITAFFNSANSAMFSQIAPKDSIEKANSLFTTGRNSIAIIAPVLGIYIYTKYSFNTLIFINMLSFLISGFLEIFLKVTTVKNTLKEKQKGYKEVFDFFKVHDVIKDITILSILLNLIVAPLLGITLIFLIKDGVKMPDAYIGYLQSLIPIGLILGSTFVYKFGESLNLRKKYLDLIFFQSTLILTFYLFLGSLYHSHRLIGITFFVGIIIFIFIINSTILIPNTSLLHLVVDNKIKGRYFTLVSSLKMGLVPLMVAIIGFLLDKIDIKLIAITLVSISFIAQYYFVKSKKLKLRYYQYLEIYNSSK, encoded by the coding sequence ATGAAAAATAAAAACAGTGAAATTTTTAATTGGTATCTCTATTTCTTTTGTCAGCTGGTATCTAATTTAGGAACCATTATGCAAATGAGTGTTATCCCCCTCTTAATCTGGGATAAAACTAAATCTGGTGCTGCTATGGGTGTTATCACAGGAAGTTTATCCTTGCTTTACATCTTTATCTCATTTTTTTCTGGACTTTTAGCAGATAAATATCATAGAAAAAATATTTTAATAACCACTGATCTATTAAACGGAGTCATTATTATATTTTATTTAATTTTTGTTCCTGTCTTTTCTCTAAAAAGTTTAATTATCCTTATGGCAGTTCAAACTATTATTACAGCATTTTTTAACTCGGCAAATTCTGCTATGTTTTCTCAAATAGCCCCAAAAGATTCAATTGAAAAAGCTAACTCCTTGTTTACAACTGGCAGAAACTCTATTGCCATAATTGCTCCTGTCTTAGGGATCTATATTTATACAAAATATAGTTTTAATACTCTAATATTTATTAATATGTTATCCTTTCTCATTTCTGGTTTTTTAGAAATATTTTTAAAGGTAACAACTGTTAAAAACACACTCAAAGAAAAACAAAAAGGCTATAAGGAAGTTTTTGATTTTTTTAAAGTACACGATGTTATAAAAGACATAACTATTTTAAGTATCTTATTAAATCTCATCGTTGCTCCCCTTCTTGGAATTACACTTATATTCCTTATTAAAGATGGTGTAAAGATGCCAGATGCATATATAGGTTATCTCCAAAGTCTCATTCCTATAGGATTAATTCTCGGCAGTACATTTGTTTACAAATTTGGAGAAAGTCTTAATCTGCGAAAAAAATATTTAGATTTAATATTCTTTCAGTCAACTTTAATTTTAACATTTTATCTTTTTTTAGGATCCCTCTATCATTCCCATAGATTGATAGGAATTACATTCTTTGTCGGAATTATTATTTTTATATTTATTATCAACTCCACTATACTTATTCCTAATACATCTCTACTCCATTTGGTCGTTGATAACAAAATCAAAGGAAGGTATTTCACCCTTGTTTCTAGTTTAAAGATGGGATTAGTCCCTCTTATGGTTGCTATCATTGGATTTCTTCTAGATAAGATAGATATAAAACTCATTGCAATTACATTGGTTTCAATCTCTTTTATAGCACAATATTATTTTGTTAAATCAAAAAAATTAAAATTAAGATATTATCAATATCTTGAAATTTATAATTCTTCTAAATAA